In Zingiber officinale cultivar Zhangliang chromosome 3B, Zo_v1.1, whole genome shotgun sequence, a single window of DNA contains:
- the LOC122056287 gene encoding putative disease resistance protein RGA4, whose product MIASPFLSIFCFCFCFSFPLLSSSSNVSCSHIHSKQTTRPSFQLAGIAMEPLAISAAGFLGQRLVSLLQLDKKLKDLVDIERKMEKLKELPTIIDTVIQYVEACSVRDAAVKKLLRNLKHLAYDLEDVVDYYDTKALRKQRSRSYSRPVRDFFSFNNNQLVFKSRISGMIKAVTENLDSILLDKAILENLPQGTNRISQSAYREFHSHNSLAVIGRETEKEMIINMLTDEEGSSNSTTTKVIAIVGMGGLGKTTLARHVFNDERVKAHFGKLNTYWKVVGAEFDPTKIMKSILELATGAPVNISEPELVKRELEKALSEKRFLLVLDDVWNEDKSQWTALEAVLTCGARGSKVLVTTRSPKVSSIMGSFNTHQIQQLPRDDCLSLFQQFAFGDEEPNENLMEIGGKIVEKCGGVPLAAKSLGSMLHSTRDETYWSSVLNSEVWQLGDEGEKFLAVLKLSYDALPLRSKKCFAFGSLFPKNYVMKKDELIQLWTANGFVCSEGNFNAETDGNRIFDDLVLRSFFLLAPPKKCDDDGRHVTECTMHDLMHDLARSISEDEYYNDVDDEEKDIQKRTYHIWLKYEEISHTSLFKMPLYLRTLSLRSCLSFKKAHLLQFVFSKLKLLRVLDLSENGIEEVPTSIGNLIHLRYLTLSGNRIKFLPDAITLLQNLRYLSLIDNPLQQLPKKLRNMQSLGYLHCDCYYLTHMPLGLSRLTSLRSLSCYVSDDNRTGSCSITELEDLKLHGNMRIKFSKNSSNYSCGGRKILKNKNFNELSLSFNCSETNDMSMLDDLCPNMNLKKLKISYYGSRQFPTWLMEPQLPNLVEVILNYSYTCEHVPPFGNLQSLRKLAMIRMDNVKRMGAEFHGHGPIRGFPSLQELQLEWMRNLEEWSESDGADELFPLLKTLKILNCPKLKTMPRFPTIEFLNLDNCSESLVSCVRRMTSLSHLILEGMKGMTSLPSGCLRNLTSLMRLEILSCNELQFLPRDEMQLLTMVHSLSIEKCNNLTSFPLEMGRLGALRYLCLKNPDNNTLAPNNGSPIVQILNSVHEFDIQICGKNVNLLGQLQHLHTLRELTISGSHDTTYGPAIMGYIIRASLSICCCDELESLMTTAPSTSVLEILGIFDIPNLTILPEWLRHLGSLDMLWIRNCPQLGSLPRGLQELRSLNILRIDGCCLQLKRRCKRETGEDWPNISHVSLIRISPRDEAQRCRPFDRFFKINPTRWREI is encoded by the exons ATGATTGCTTCTCCTTTCCTCTCAATCTTTTGCTTTTGCTTCTGCTTCTCCTTTCccctcctctcctcttcctccaacGTTAGCTGCAGCCACATCCACAGCAAACAAACAACTCGCCCATCGTTCCAACTTGCAGGCATAGCTATGGAACCTTTGGCGATTTCTGCGGCTGGCTTCCTCGGCCAGAGGCTGGTTTCTCTCCTCCAACTCGACAAAAAACTCAAAGATTTAGTTGATATTGAAAGAAagatggagaagctcaaggagttgCCAACAATTATCGACACCGTGATCCAATATGTGGAGGCCTGCTCTGTGAGGGATGCCGCTGTGAAGAAGTTGCTAAGGAACCTCAAACACTTGGCCTACGATCTGGAGGATGTTGTGGATTACTACGACACAAAAGCATTGCGGAAGCAAAGATCAAGATCATATTCCAGGCCGGTGCGCGATTTCTTCTCTtttaataataatcaacttgTATTTAAGAGCAGGATAAGTGGCATGATAAAAGCAGTAACGGAGAATCTAGATTCTATTTTGCTTGACAAGGCCATCCTTGAAAATTTGCCACAAGGTACTAATCGGATCTCACAAAGTGCCTACAGAGAGTTCCATTCGCACAATAGCCTGGCTGTTATAGGGAGAGAAACAGAGAAAGAGATGATTATCAACATGCTAACAGATGAAGAAGGAAGCAGCAATAGTACGACAACAAAGGTCATCGCCATCGTTGGGATGGGTGGCCTGGGAAAGACTACACTTGCTCGTCATGTTTTCAATGATGAGAGGGTCAAAGCTCATTTTGGAAAGCTTAACACGTACTGGAAAGTTGTTGGAGCAGAATTTGATCCTACCAAGATAATGAAATCTATTTTAGAACTGGCTACTGGTGCACCGGTCAACATCTCAGAACCAGAGTTAGTGAAGAGGGAATTAGAAAAGGCCTTATCAGAGAAGAGATTTCTGCTCGTGTTGGATGATGTATGGAATGAAGATAAATCACAGTGGACGGCACTGGAAGCAGTCTTAACATGTGGGGCAAGAGGAAGTAAAGTTTTAGTGACTACCCGTAGTCCAAAGGTCTCTTCGATCATGGGCTCATTCAACACCCACCAAATACAGCAGTTGCCCCGGGATGATTGTTTGTCCTTGTTTCAACAATTTGCTTTTGGAGACGAAGAACCAAATGAGAATTTGATGGAAATCGGTGGAAAGATTGTTGAGAAATGTGGTGGTGTGCCCTTGGCTGCCAAATCTCTTGGCAGCATGCTCCATAGCACTCGAGACGAAACTTATTGGTCCTCGGTATTGAACAGCGAAGTATGGCAGCTCGGTGATGAGGGCGAGAAATTCTTAGCTGTGCTCAAGTTGAGCTACGACGCTCTCCCTCTGCGGTCAAAGAAGTGCTTTGCATTTGGCTCCCTATTCCCAAAGAATTACGTGATGAAAAAGGATGAGTTGATTCAGCTGTGGACAGCAAATGGTTTCGTATGTTCAGAGGGGAATTTTAATGCTGAAACTGATGGCAACCGCATCTTTGATGATCTAGTACTGAGGTCATTCTTTCTCTTGGCACCTCCCAAGAAGTGCGATGATGATGGTCGTCATGTAACCGAGTGCACAATGCATGATTTAATGCATGACCTAGCACGATCAATATCTGAAGATGAATATTACAATGACGTCGATGATGAGGAAAAGGATATTCAAAAGAGAACATACCATATATGGCTAAAATATGAAGAAATTTCACACACTTCTTTATTCAAGATGCCGTTGTACTTGCGCACCTTATCATTGAGATCTTGTCTTTCATTTAAGAAGGCCCATCTGCTTCAGTTTGTCTTCTCAAAGTTGAAATTATTGCGGGTGTTAGATTTAAGTGAAAATGGCATCGAAGAGGTGCCAACATCAATTGGAAATTTGATACATTTGAGGTACCTCACATTATCTGGTAATAGGATTAAATTTCTACCTGATGCCATTACTCTTCTCCAGAATTTGCGATATCTCAGTCTCATTGATAATCCCCTTCAACAGTTGCCAAAAAAATTAAGGAATATGCAAAGTCTTGGGTATCTTCATTGCGATTGTTATTATTTGACTCACATGCCCCTTGGGTTATCACGACTGACTAGTCTTCGAAGTTTATCATGCTATGTTAGCGATGATAATAGAACTGGCTCATGTTCAATTACCGAACTTGAGGATTTGAAGCTTCATGGAAACATGAGAATCAAATTTTCCAAGAATTCCAGTAATTATTCTTGTGGTGgaagaaaaattttaaagaataaaaattttaatgaattatcCTTATCCTTTAATTGTTCGGAAACTAATGACATGAGTATGCTGGATGATCTTTGCCCCAACATGAATTTAAAGAAGTTGAAGATATCGTATTACGGGAGCCGACAATTTCCAACATGGTTGATGGAGCCACAGTTACCAAATTTGGTTGAAGTTATTCTCAATTACAGTTATACTTGTGAGCATGTTCCTCCTTTTGGAAATCTCCAATCTCTTAGAAAGCTTGCCATGATCAGAATGGATAACGTGAAACGCATGGGTGCCGAATTCCATGGGCACGGACCAATTAGAGGCTTTCCTTCCCTCCAAGAATTGCAGTTAGAATGGATGCGTAATTTAGAGGAATGGTCAGAGTCTGATGGTGCCGATGAGTTGTTCCCTTTGCTGAAGACCCTGAAGATTCTCAATTGCCCAAAACTGAAAACCATGCCAAGGTTTCCAACAATTGAATTTCTTAATCTCGATAACTGCAGTGAGAGCCTAGTCTCATGTGTCAGAAGAATGACTTCTCTTTCTCATCTCATACTGGAGGGCATGAAGGGAATGACATCTCTTCCAAGTGGCTGCTTAAGAAATCTCACATCGTTGATGAGATTGGAAATTCTAAGCTGCAATGAACTCCAATTTCTTCCTAGGGATGAAATGCAGCTCCTAACAATGGTTCACTCATTGTCCATCGAGAAATGTAACAATTTGACATCCTTCCCGTTAGAAATGGGACGTCTTGGTGCTCTTCGATATCTCTGTTTAAAAAATCCTGACAACAACACACTAGCTCCTAACAATGGTTCACCCATTGTACAAATCCTGAATTCAGTGCATGAGTTCGACATTCAGATTTGTGGCAAGAATGTGAATTTACTTGGGCAACTACAACACTTACATACGCTCCGAGAATTGACGATAAGTGGTTCACATGATACTACTTATGGACCTGCGATAATGGGATACATTATTAGGGCAAGCTTAAGTATTTGCTGTTGTGATGAATTGGAATCCTTGATGACAACAGCACCATCGACCAGTGTGCTAGAAATTCTAGGCATATTTGATATCCCCAACCTCACGATCTTACCTGAATGGCTACGGCATCTCGGATCACTTGATATGCTATGGATTCGCAACTGTCCCCAATTAGGATCGCTTCCAAGGGGTCTACAGGAGCTACGTTCGCTGAACATTTTGCGGATTGATGGGTGTTGCCTACAACTGAAAAGAAGATGCAAAAGGGAGACAGGCGAAGATTGGCCGAACATTTCACATGTGTCACTTATTCGTATTTCTCCAAGAG ACGAAGCTCAACGTTGTCGTCCGTTTGATAGGTTCTTCAAAATCAATCCCACAAGATGGAGAG AGATATAA